The genomic segment GGCAGTAAAAATCTCGGAAAGAACATACACGTGTTCGATTGATTTGTTGGGGTTCACCCCTTCGAGTCCCCCGCCCAGTTCGTATTCACGAATGTTCGGGCAGGCAGTGCCCCGACAATAAGAGTTATAATTACCATATTATTAAACTAAAAGTAGTTGAAATAAATGTTAATTTGTAATATTATAAAAATAGCAAAAACGTCTAACTGAAATATCAGCGGGCCTGCCCGCCGAAGCTTCAGCGCAGGCGGGTATAGTATAATGGCTTATTATGTCGGCCTTCCAAGCCGAAGATGAGGGTTCGATTCCCTCTACCCGCTCAATATCCTATTTCTAACCGAAATAGCTTACAGGGCAGAATCAAGTCGCTCAAAACTTGATTATCCCTCGTCACTCTTGTTTGACGAGATTGTCTCCCCGTTTAAGTATTGACTTTTAGCCCTAAAAAAGCTAACATTTAATTTCAAAAGACTATAATGATTTAAATTAAAATATGTTAACAATCAGATTATCAAGAATTGGAAAAAAGAAAAAGCCCATGTACAGGCTAATTGTTTCAGAAAAATCTAAAGATCCCTACGGAAGGGCTTTAGAAATTTTAGGTTCATACAACCCGTTCTCTAAAGAGTTAATTGTAAAAGGAGAGAGAATCAATCATTGGTTAGATAATGGTTCAGGAATATCCCCTACTGCAAATAATCTACTAGTAGAAAACGGTATTATTAAAAGAGAAAAAGTAGTCGCTTCAAAAAAAGGGAAGAAAAAGAAAGAGGAAGAAGTTAAAAAAGCAGCTCCTACTGAAGAAAAGAAAGAAGAAAAAAT from the Patescibacteria group bacterium genome contains:
- the rpsP gene encoding 30S ribosomal protein S16; translation: MLTIRLSRIGKKKKPMYRLIVSEKSKDPYGRALEILGSYNPFSKELIVKGERINHWLDNGSGISPTANNLLVENGIIKREKVVASKKGKKKKEEEVKKAAPTEEKKEEKIEEAKEESPTEDKKEETKEGDKK